The DNA sequence cttaacccttgtgcgtcaacaaaaaaaagttactcagaggaccttagaggacaaaaatgtccgcgtcaaaaaactgccataataatattatatattaatattatttttcacttttaatgagttaatttttttaaccaacatcagtcctgatcataactaccaaatattcattcattttcaggattttaaccctttaaatgccagtttgtttataatgtcactgttgttttttatgaattaacccccccaaaaaaagatttattttccatatactaaatgctaaggggaatttttttttctgaattatcacagtctgggatatgtcaatgattagcaacaacattgattttgatgcattattattttttgtgcagtgtcagatttaaaaataaaactcaatgccagtttgtttacataatgccactgttgttttttacacacacacactctcacacatttctcaatacacacatacaaaacctccataccaacacacacacacaattttatctgcatcatttattcaattgtcctgcagtgctctataattcagcaaacagaaaataggggaaaagcatgtatttgctccataggctaaacatgagaaaaatggcaccatctggtggaaaatattaaaaatgtaaatgttgaagccagggctctggaatgaaatcataatatcatagaattcatgattttatgctttaatggcactgggatcaaatactgcagttttaatgggtttcaatggggacatttttgtccagaaggtcctgagtgtaactattttgtgtacacagtgtattatagatgtattataggaactgaggttgaaatatcaaaattccccccaaaatacacacctttgacaAAATGTATGCTGCTagcattaacagccaaaatgataaaaaaaaaaaaaaaaaaaaatttaaaagacaaaaatgccccaaaggtcgcacaagggttaaattaaGGTATCACTCAGTCTTGGCTAGCTAGTTTGTAGTTATCCATAATACTTCCCATAAATTATAGAAAACAAATATATGTTTgataatttttcttcaaataactTTGTGAACTGGGTCGAACTGAAGAGAGTTTGTGTAAAAACCCTGcctttattgatttaaaaaagtaatgtgatTCTTTCTTGCGAATAGTGCCAGTTATTGTAACaactgtaaaataataaattaatatgtatcTCTTTCAAACTGTATAAGAATAAATGTTTCTGTCATTTAAGTTTTTTTGACGAGTGTTGGGAGAATATCAAGTTGCCAcagatttactgtagtaacaataactgtagtaaatATGGCATTTTTGATCTCCAAAACGTGTCCGGTTCAGACCATCATGTGTGTTATCCGAAGACTTTGCGTTGCTGTATTAATATCTACTTTGGGTTTTCACAAACATATCAGGCATCAAATACTGATGGATGATGCTACAATACAacactgattaaaaaataaatagcaacaggacaaatgaatgaaaatactTGGTAATGAACAGTTAAGCGATCAAGCAGGTAAACAGCGCTGAGCAGATGTAGATCAGCAGAGGAAGATTCTAGAGGGAACCCCATCTGTCCGCTGGAGGAAACTGATCGAGCTCTCCGACCTCAGAGTACTGCCGATCCCCTAACAGATACGTCAATTTATACCGCAAACGCACTCgctcctgaaacacacacacacaataatggaGTGGATTTGCCAGTGAAGAACCCGAGTAATTCATTCCAGGACTGTCACAGAAAACATCTCTTGGGAACTTGAAAAGGAAATGTGTTGAAAAACTGATTCCTGAAGTGcataatgttttaaaagttttctggtagcattttattttacagtactgttctacatttacatagtgtataattacaacaactacagtaattactagataCTAAGcctaacctaaccccaaccctaaccttaacccaagtacatgtagttacctaatattactcagtactttctgggtaaatacactgtaagtatactgaaagtacacgtactgtaaaataaagcacAACCAGTTTCCTTTTTGgagtagagttagggttaggattgGGGTTAGgatgtagaaaatgtcattagctcagtgtgtgtgagtatgcATTTTCTCACCTTCAGTGGGTTTGCGAGCAACATGACCTGAGTGATGGAGGCAGGGGGCAGGATGGGGTTAAAGGGCGCAATCTCTGTACCCGATGGAGGTTGAAGCTTCACCCGCATAGactgacacaaacacaacacaaagggTCAATGTTGAAAGGTCAGTCTGTGCATtgttgtaaaattaaaatgttatagtAGTAGTGCATTGAAGGAGATAAAATCTGATTCATTTTAGCGAGGTTAATTTCATCGGTTttacccttgtgcgaccttcgggacatttttgtctttttcatttttgttttatggatcattttggctgttaatgccaacggcatacattttgccaaaggtgtgtatttttgggggaattttgatatttcaacctcagttcctataatacatctataatacactgcgtacacaaaatagttacactcaggaccttcaggacaaaaatgtccccattgaaacccattaaaactgcaatatttgatcccagtgccattaaagcataaaatcatgaattctttGATATtgtgctttcattccggagccctggcttcaaaatttacatttttaatattttccaccagatggcgccatttttctcatgtttagcctatggagcaaatacatgcttttcccctattttctgtattatagagcactgcaggactattgaataaatgatgcagataaaattgtgtaggtgtgttggtatggacgtcagtgtgtgttttgtatgtgtgtattgagaaatgtgtgtgtgtgtgtgtgtaaaaaaacaacagtggcattatgtaaacaaactggcatttaaagggttaaaatcctgaaaatgaatgaatatttggtagttatgatcaggactaatgttggttaaaaaaattaactcattgaaagtggaaaataatattaatatataatattattatggcagttttttgatgcagacatttttgtcctctaaggtcctctgagtaacttttctttattgacgcacaagggttaaaaaaacaacacaatttaCTGAATAATTTGAATCATCATTCAGTAAGATTTCCAGAGTGGTCATTTTACTTTGAATTTTATTAGTGACAAAAACGTGAAGTTAAATAAAGCCATGTAAGAATGTTCTAACATGTCGCCCACCTCAGTTTTACTCCCTACAGAATTGGTTCAACCAAATCATTTAAAATGAGACACAGTTATTATGCTAATGATCTTAGCAGATACTATTTCAACAAAGTGACGTGAATATATCATGTGCTACATTTACAGCTGGAGATGAGGTACCTTGGGCACGGCTGCCTGTAGCAATATATTCGTCACAGGTAATGGCGCCGTGTTGAGCAGAGACACCACTATGACTAAGACATCTGGTCGACCCAGTGGACAGTCCATCGCAAAGTGCATCAGAACACGTACTCCATCTTTATCGTAAACCGTCACGGGCAACACTTTACCTGAGGAGATCAACAGCATGTCACTTTACAATGGCAAAAACCTCCCAGGAGATCCACTAATCTGCATTTTGCAATCTATGTCTTATGTTTTGGGCTACATCTTATGGGGTCTAGCCTTGGTCTTGGCCTTTTCTAGTCTTGGTGAGTCTTACGGGCTATTTTATTTTTCTGGGACTTAAGGGGCCTGGTATTGATCTGgatcctggggggggggggggtctagtTTTGGTATCCGTCTTATGGGGTCTAGCCATGGGTCTTGAAGGGTCTTATGGGGTCTGGTATTTGTCCGGGACTTGAGGGGTTCGATATTGTTCTGCTTCTTTGGGGGTCTAGTCTTGGTGGTATTATGGGGTTTAGTATTGGTCTGGGACTTGAAGGGTTTGTATTGGTCTGGGTCCTGGGGGGTCTAGTCTTGGTGGTCTTATGGGGTTTAGTATTGGTCTGGGACTTGAAGGGTTTGTATTGGTCTGGGTCCTGGGGGGTCTAGTCTTGGTGGGTCTTATGGTGTCTTGTGTTGGTCCTGGTCTCAGAGGGAGTTTATTCTTGGGATTTTGGGTGATCTTGTCTTGGTCTATGTCTTATAGGGTCTAGACTTGGTCTGGGTCTTTGGTGATCTTATCTTGGTCTGTGTCTAATGGGATCTAGTCTTAGTCTGGGTCTTGGTGTGTCTAGTCTTGGTGGGTCTAATGGGGTCTGGTATTTGTCTCAGACTTGAGTGGTCTGGTATTAGACTGGGTCCTGcgggggtctagtcttggtctatGACTTatggggtctagtcttggtctgggtcttggggGGTCTAATCTTGGTATGTGTCTACTGGGGTCTAGTCTTAGACTAGGTCTTGGGGGATTTAGTCTTAGTCTATGTCTTATGTTGGCTGGTATTGGTCTAAGTCTGGTCTTATGGAGTCTAGTCTTGCTCCTGGTCTCATTTGGGATTTAGTCTTGGTGTGTCTTATGGTGTTTGATATTGGTCTGGGATTTGGGGTAGTCTAGTCTTGGTTTGCGTCTTATGGGGTCTATTCTTGGTCTGCGTCTTATGGGGTCTATTCTTGGTCTGCGTCTTATGGGGTCTattcttggtctgggtcttggggAGGTCTAGTCTTGGTGGGTATTATGGGGTCTGGGACTAGagaggtctggtattggtctgggtcttgtgGGGGGGTACTTGTATCAGTCTAGTTTAATGAGGGCTGGTATCAATTTAGTTCTGGGTCTTTGTAGGTCTGGTCTTAGTTCTGGGTTGTTGTAGTCTGGTATCTGTCCGGTTTGTGGTCTTAGAGGGTATGGTGTTGGGGGAGGATCTAGTCACTTCCTGTTGGAGTAACCACTTCCTCACTTGAAAGTAATCGAGTGAATTATAACTGGTTTTGATGCAAATAAACATTTGCCTATGCATTATAGTGAAATGCTCTTGAGGTGTTCACTTACTGGGTCTGATAGATTCGAGTGGGACATGGAGGTTAGACAGGCTGGGCTCAAAGCTCCGTGCTGGGCTGCTCTGATGCGAGTTAGACGGGGAAGAGAAGGGCTGAAAGAACGGGCTGCCTGGAGCTGATCCACCCGCCACTGCCTGAGCCCGGGCCACAGCGGGCGAGCCGGGCACCGAAGCACGCACAAAAGGGTTAATGGACTGCAGAGGGGCCACTGTGGAGCTCATTACAGCCCCAGAAAGACCAAAACTACCTCCGGCGATACCGCTCAGACCAGAGATGCTAGTGAGACAGAGTAAGACATGTGTTGTACTTAAATCTCATTCAGATGAACACAGATAGCCTGTGAAGATATGGACTGTTTCAAATCATACTGAGCTGCCACGCTGTCTACAGTCTACATAGGAAGGTATTTTAAGGATGAGAGCCTCTAAGTGAATCCATTGCAAGAAAGGGATCAACTAAGGTAACGATCGCTCTTATGTGCAAATGAAGCACACATGAGACTAGACCAACTCACACTGTAATGGAATTATTGTAATTACAGCAAAATTTGTAACTCTGAGATACTACAGGTCATGTCCTAGGatttagaaaatattaatttctATCCACAGTtgtcctgaccaaccactgggtggcaccaagctgattctgattggttttggtctccataagaagcaatatGTCTACCAAAACAAGCGATCTAGATGGAGAACGACAACTATTTTAAGTGGAAGctcagctcagcgagtattgacgctgactaccacccctggagtcacgagttcgaatccagggtgtgctgagtgactccagccaggtctcctaagcaaccaaattggcccggttgctaggacgggtagagtcacatggggtaacgtcctcatagtcacgattagtggttctcgctctcaatggggcgtgtggtgagttgtgcgtggattgtggagagtagcatgagcctccacatgctgtgagtctccgcggtgtcatgcacaatgagccatgtgataagatgcgcggatcgactgtctcagaagcggaggcttgaggattgaggtgagtaaccgtgccaccacgaggacctactaattagtgggaattgggcattccaaattggggagaaaaggggataaaaatgtttttgttttttcaaatatgCCAGACATCCCATTATCCGCTAAAAACATATGCagatgcaagtgaaaacactggagactgaaaaactaaaacagGCATCCGTTTTGAATCTTGGATCtcttccgcgttcaggaaaaagttGGATAGAATGTTCATAACACCAAAATGGGTCCACATGCGACTTTAGCCACTTTTCCAACATTGAGCAAATGCAACATCGGTAGCATTTCCAATTGAGCGCGGTTCAGTACGGTAAAATTACAAACTCATTGATTCATTGATAACTGATTTCTCAGCATGGTTAGCTAATCACACTCAACTGTGCTAGTAActgtaaaaatgctgtctaggtaggcggTTTGAAACAAAGCTATGGACAAACTGGTAATATCCTTCAGCTTCCATGTGTTTCTTGACCCAGTTTGACATCTATAATTCATCCATTCAAATTTCTAGCTTCTACTCATTTGAAGTTCaagatacaaacaaacaaatcccTCATGCAGGACACCAACACCTACAGTGTAAATGTGCAACCCCACTCATGAGATGCATTTCACCTCTTTCCTCCAGTGAAGTCCAGCATGGAGAGATCCTGCAGCCCCTGACTCACAGCAGGTGTGTGTGAGGTTTGTGCAGGTGTGTGTTTTTTTGGAAAGACAGAGCTTGGTGCTGAGATGTTCCCAAACAGGTCCAGGCCTGGATCAGAAGCCTGACAGGAAGACATTTTTGTGAGACAAACAGGTTGTGAATTACAGGTATTTATTTCAGGTCTATTTACAGTTTGAATTATACTCATTAACTAATACTACAAGGAACGTTTCAAAGTATTCAAACAATGTCCACTAACCACAAAAGTCAGATTACAAATTAGTCTAAATGTGAATTTTCACACAGTGGAATACcatcaaaatgctgtttagatgGAGTACAGAATGTCAGGAAAGGTCTTTAACATTTTTCCCTACCCTTTCCTgtcaaatcatatatatatatatataaacgtatAAGAACATTTTTAAGCCAGCTGACATTTTGGTAACTGTTCCAAGGACACCACGAGGCAAAATTTTGTTTGCATGAGACCAAAGTTAACAGATTACTTTTAAGCCtaaatattacttttaaaaaCCCTTAAAGAGTCGGCCCTTCTGAAAGTCACTGTATAACTGACACTGTAAACAACAGCTATCTCTTACCTGTAAGGAGGTCCACTGACCAGATAATTCATCCAACTTTGCTTTGTTTGGCACAGAGGGCGGATCATTCAGTCCTAAAAATGATGTTTGTGATGTCATACCTCAGCGAGCAAGTGCAATCTCATATAAATATAAAGAATATCTACTCATTACATGTCAAAATGATACATAAAAGGCAACTACACACCAATTCTACAAATATTTATTACCAAGAGACAATAGTTCATCATCCAAAAGTGAGAGGGATGTTTGCTGCTCCGGGGGTTTGTGATTGGGGCTGCTTGTTTGACTGCCGTGACCGCCACCCAATCGGCGTGGAGGAGGTGGCAGCACAGGGATGGAAGAGGCCATAGGATTGGTCAAGGAGACCTGAGGAGGAGGAGCAGGAGGAGGGACTGTTGTGGGAGAGGAAGGTTCATCCAGACCAGCCAGATCAATCAGCGTGCCTGTGGTCTCACATCCTGAGAGAGGAAGGtaggaaggaaaggaaaggagggaaAGAAATTAAGCAAAGGAGGAAGACAGTAaaggaagtaaggaaggaaggaaaggaagaaCGGAAGGAAGATGAAAGGATGGAAAGGAGGAAGAAATTAAGGAAAgtagtaaggaaggaaggaaggaggaaagATGAAGGAAAGGGAAGGAAAAaggaggaagaaaggaaggaagatgaaaggatggaaaggaggaagaaattaaggaaagaaggaaggaaggaggaaagATGAAGGAAAAGGGAGGAAGGAAGATGAAAGGATGGAAAGGAGGAAGAAAttaaggaaagaaggaaggaggaAAGATGAAGGAAAAGGGAGGAAGAAAGGAAGATGAAAGGATGGAAAGGAGGAAGAAATTAAGGAAAGtagtaaggaaggaaggaggaaagATGAAGGGAAGGGAAGGAAGGAGAAAAGATGAAGGAAAGGGAATGAAAAGGGAGGAAGGAAAGAAGATGAAAGGTTGGAAAGGAGGAAGAAATTAAAGAAAGaaggaagtaaggaaggaaggaaggaaggaggaaaaATGAAGGAAAAGGGAGGAAGGAAAATGAAAGGATGGAAAGGAGGACGAAAttaaggaaagaaggaaggaggaAAGATGAAGGAAAGGTAAGGAAGGAGGAAAGATGAAGGAAAGGTAAGGAAGGAGGAAAGATGAAGGAAAGGGAAGGAAGGAGGAAAGATGAAGGAAAGGGAAGGAAGAGGGAGGAAGAAATGAAGGAAGATGAAAGGATGGAAAGGAGGAATAAATTAAGGAAAGGAGGAGGAAAGATGAAGGAAAGGGAAGGAAGGAGGAAAGATGAAGGAAAGGGAAGGAAGAGGGAGGAAGAAATGAAGGAAGATGAAAGGATGGAAAGGAGGAATAAATTAAGGAAAGGAGGAGGAAAGATGAAGGAAAGGGAAGGAAGAGGGAGGAAGTAAGGAAGGAGGAAAGATGAAAGGATGGAGAGAAAGAAGAAATTAAGAGAAGGAGcaaaggaagaaaggaaataaGAGAGaatggaaagaaggaaggaacaATGAAGGAAGAAATGAATGAAGGAATGAAGAGGAAAGAAGAATGAATGAAGGAAAGGAGAAAAGAAGGATGGAGG is a window from the Myxocyprinus asiaticus isolate MX2 ecotype Aquarium Trade chromosome 13, UBuf_Myxa_2, whole genome shotgun sequence genome containing:
- the LOC127449831 gene encoding ADP-ribosylation factor-binding protein GGA3-like, which gives rise to MRIMAFQEGESLESWLNKATHPTNRQEDWEYIIGFCDQINKELEGPQIAVRLLVHKIHSPQEWEALQALTVLEACMKNCGRRFHNEIGKYRFLNELIKVVSPKYMGDSVSEKVKNKIFEMLYSWTVAFPNEAKISDAYQTLKRQGLIMSDPELTADKTLVPSPPARPKNPVFDNEDMGKLLAELLRSKNPEDLQEANRLIKNMVKEEDARVQKMTKRIHTLEEVDNNVKLLGEMLSHYDRDRSSNADRELMKELYDRCDKLRRTAFKLATEAEDNDSSLGDIIKANDDLSRVISSYKRIVEGQADDNEVEDPRPATGEGCETTGTLIDLAGLDEPSSPTTVPPPAPPPQVSLTNPMASSIPVLPPPPRRLGGGHGSQTSSPNHKPPEQQTSLSLLDDELLSLGLNDPPSVPNKAKLDELSGQWTSLQASDPGLDLFGNISAPSSVFPKKHTPAQTSHTPAVSQGLQDLSMLDFTGGKSISGLSGIAGGSFGLSGAVMSSTVAPLQSINPFVRASVPGSPAVARAQAVAGGSAPGSPFFQPFSSPSNSHQSSPARSFEPSLSNLHVPLESIRPSKVLPVTVYDKDGVRVLMHFAMDCPLGRPDVLVIVVSLLNTAPLPVTNILLQAAVPKSMRVKLQPPSGTEIAPFNPILPPASITQVMLLANPLKERVRLRYKLTYLLGDRQYSEVGELDQFPPADRWGSL